In Edaphobacter lichenicola, a single genomic region encodes these proteins:
- a CDS encoding sigma-54 dependent transcriptional regulator, whose translation MASIATAAGLHDGLKLLFATSDDAALHDIGQELAPAFFIRMAPDSVALFQSLAEQTPEIVVIDLDTIVPDGTDVFAYIESVRAAAPQILCLAISRTPLRNARQRTKKAGGDEFLLAPVDFPELREYLLEAGTRHRERLEANQLRSEIARKSTFCEMIGGSEAMQRVYEILRRVAASNSTVMLRGESGTGKELAARAIVSLSPRRNQPMISVNCAALPETLMESELFGHEKGSFTGAHAVHPGQIELADGGTLFLDEIGSLSLPLQSKLLRVLQERVVQRIGGKSPRKIDFRLIAATNDNLDQMVKRGQFREDLYYRICVIPVFLPPLRERTGDVPLLLDHYLRMYCTAGDLPQKRFSPEALQVLETSNWPGNVRELENLAQRLALMVDGDLIEVQHLPDKVIQENTAKQDEILVPADGLDLDDELARIEVAYLTAALRRAGSKNGAATLLQISKEKMKYLCRKYQINQSG comes from the coding sequence GTGGCATCGATTGCAACTGCAGCAGGACTCCATGACGGACTAAAGTTGCTCTTTGCAACCAGCGATGACGCAGCCCTCCATGATATCGGTCAGGAGCTGGCACCTGCGTTCTTCATCCGCATGGCACCAGATTCAGTAGCCCTCTTCCAAAGCCTCGCCGAGCAAACCCCCGAGATCGTCGTCATCGATCTCGACACGATCGTCCCCGATGGCACCGACGTCTTTGCTTACATCGAATCCGTGCGTGCCGCCGCGCCGCAGATCTTATGCCTCGCCATCTCGCGCACCCCTCTGCGGAACGCGCGCCAGCGCACAAAAAAAGCAGGCGGGGACGAGTTCCTCCTCGCGCCGGTAGACTTCCCCGAACTCCGGGAGTACCTGCTGGAGGCGGGCACCCGCCATCGCGAGCGGCTCGAAGCAAACCAGCTTCGCAGCGAGATTGCACGGAAGAGCACCTTCTGCGAGATGATCGGCGGCAGCGAAGCCATGCAGCGCGTCTATGAGATCCTCCGCCGCGTAGCAGCGAGCAACAGCACCGTGATGCTGCGCGGAGAGAGCGGCACCGGAAAAGAACTCGCCGCCCGCGCGATCGTCTCCCTGAGTCCTCGCCGCAACCAGCCCATGATCAGCGTGAACTGCGCCGCCCTCCCCGAGACCCTGATGGAGTCCGAGCTCTTCGGCCACGAAAAAGGATCGTTCACCGGCGCTCACGCCGTCCATCCCGGACAGATCGAGTTGGCCGACGGCGGAACGTTATTCCTTGACGAGATCGGCTCGCTCAGCCTGCCTCTCCAGAGCAAGCTGCTGCGTGTGCTTCAGGAGCGGGTCGTCCAGCGAATCGGCGGCAAAAGCCCGCGAAAGATAGATTTCAGGCTCATCGCAGCGACCAACGACAATCTGGACCAGATGGTAAAAAGAGGTCAGTTCCGTGAGGACCTCTACTACCGGATCTGCGTCATCCCCGTCTTCCTCCCGCCCTTGAGGGAGCGGACAGGAGATGTGCCTCTCCTGCTCGACCACTATCTCAGGATGTATTGCACGGCAGGAGATCTGCCGCAGAAGCGTTTTTCGCCCGAAGCTTTGCAGGTTCTCGAAACAAGCAACTGGCCGGGCAATGTAAGGGAACTGGAAAATCTGGCCCAGCGTCTGGCCCTGATGGTCGACGGCGATCTGATTGAAGTTCAGCATCTTCCGGATAAAGTGATCCAGGAGAATACGGCGAAACAGGACGAGATCCTGGTGCCTGCGGACGGCCTCGATCTCGACGATGAGCTGGCCCGTATCGAAGTCGCCTATCTCACGGCGGCCTTACGCAGGGCCGGCAGCAAGAACGGAGCGGCCACCTTGTTGCAGATCTCCAAGGAAAAGATGAAGTACCTTTGTCGCAAATACCAAATCAACCAGTCGGGTTAA
- the lepB gene encoding signal peptidase I → MTQPAVVSSHPATHSPSTVGAQQLRHPTPNPTHRRHPVHHDRSSVFTALQSLLHLIVIAIFIITFCVQPFRIPSESMESTLLVGDFLLVDKQAAAPDGAGTLLPTAAIRRGDIIVFHDPVDASLHLVKRVIGLPGDHLRLRDGRVYINGHALTEPYAVYRPSPPDNFRDNFPRLHSADPEIDSHWWIRMRSLIENNELIIPTGNYFVLGDNRNDSEDSRYWGFVPREAIVGKPLVIYFSLQTHDPDDTDGYGGNDGTGASLAQSATATPTRRHPGKIDSVVDFARWGRTFQVVR, encoded by the coding sequence ATGACCCAACCCGCCGTCGTCTCCAGCCATCCCGCCACGCACAGCCCCTCCACCGTCGGCGCCCAGCAACTACGCCATCCAACCCCGAACCCCACTCACCGCCGCCACCCGGTCCACCACGACAGGTCCAGCGTCTTCACCGCCCTCCAATCCCTTCTGCACCTCATCGTCATCGCCATCTTCATCATCACCTTCTGCGTGCAGCCCTTCCGCATCCCCTCCGAATCCATGGAGTCCACCCTCCTCGTCGGCGACTTCCTCCTCGTCGACAAACAAGCCGCGGCCCCCGACGGCGCCGGCACCCTCCTTCCCACCGCCGCCATCCGCCGCGGCGACATCATCGTCTTTCACGACCCCGTCGACGCCTCCCTCCACCTCGTCAAGCGCGTCATCGGCCTCCCCGGCGACCACCTCCGCCTCCGCGATGGCCGCGTCTACATCAACGGCCACGCCCTCACCGAGCCCTACGCCGTCTACCGCCCCAGCCCGCCCGACAACTTCCGCGACAACTTCCCCCGCCTCCACAGCGCCGACCCCGAGATCGACTCCCACTGGTGGATCCGCATGCGCTCCCTCATCGAAAACAACGAGCTCATCATCCCGACCGGCAACTACTTCGTCCTCGGCGACAACCGCAACGACAGCGAAGACAGCCGCTACTGGGGCTTCGTCCCCCGCGAAGCCATCGTAGGCAAACCCCTGGTCATCTACTTCTCCCTCCAGACCCACGACCCCGACGACACCGACGGCTATGGCGGCAACGACGGCACAGGCGCCAGCCTAGCCCAATCCGCCACCGCCACTCCCACCCGCCGCCACCCCGGCAAAATCGACTCTGTAGTCGACTTCGCCCGCTGGGGCCGCACCTTCCAAGTCGTCCGCTAG
- the rnc gene encoding ribonuclease III, translating to MTTRQKKPGRSQSNAAPPALFEHIFQRPDLLTWALTHRSLAYETNPETLPDPAADNEQLEFVGDAVLGLAVAEALFRRFPASREGELTRLRASLVSRSHLGEVAARIDLGSLLRLGRGEEQSGGRKKPALLANALEAVIAALYLDGGLDAARAFIERHIIEPALPDLNLALHGSKTFSGAIGDHKSALQEHLQATGAGQPQYVLTDQSGPDHQKRFRVEVRIEDKAGGSRALAESEGSTKKQAQQAAARLAFERLVAEARLVAEAASLDVTAEVVE from the coding sequence ATGACGACGCGCCAAAAAAAGCCCGGACGATCGCAATCGAACGCCGCCCCCCCGGCTCTGTTCGAACACATCTTCCAGCGTCCCGATCTCCTCACCTGGGCTCTCACCCACCGTTCGCTCGCCTACGAGACCAACCCCGAAACCCTCCCCGACCCAGCCGCCGACAACGAGCAGCTTGAGTTCGTCGGCGACGCCGTCCTCGGTCTCGCCGTCGCCGAAGCTCTCTTCCGCCGCTTCCCAGCCTCTCGCGAGGGCGAACTCACCCGCCTCCGCGCCTCCCTCGTCAGCCGCAGCCACCTCGGCGAGGTAGCCGCCCGCATCGACCTCGGCTCGCTCCTCCGTCTCGGACGCGGCGAAGAACAAAGCGGCGGCCGCAAGAAACCCGCGCTCCTGGCCAACGCCCTCGAAGCCGTCATCGCGGCCCTCTATCTCGATGGAGGCCTCGACGCCGCCCGCGCCTTCATCGAAAGACACATCATCGAGCCGGCCCTACCCGACCTCAACCTCGCCCTCCACGGCAGCAAGACCTTCAGCGGCGCCATCGGCGACCACAAATCCGCCCTGCAGGAGCACCTTCAAGCCACCGGAGCAGGCCAGCCGCAGTACGTCCTCACCGACCAGAGCGGCCCCGACCACCAGAAGCGCTTCCGCGTCGAGGTTCGCATCGAAGACAAAGCCGGCGGCTCTCGTGCCCTCGCCGAATCCGAAGGCTCCACCAAGAAACAAGCCCAACAAGCCGCGGCCCGCCTCGCATTCGAGCGTCTCGTCGCCGAAGCCCGCCTGGTCGCCGAAGCCGCCTCCCTTGACGTAACCGCGGAGGTGGTCGAATGA
- a CDS encoding nuclear transport factor 2 family protein, translating into MQTDRELLASAYKHFNTRDIDSVLNLMHPDVDWPNGMEGGRVHGHHAVRDYWTRQWAILDPHVEPAGFASGPDGRTIVQVHQVVRDLTGKVLVDHMVQHIYLVQDGLIRSMEIRETPLS; encoded by the coding sequence ATGCAGACTGACCGCGAACTTCTCGCCTCCGCCTACAAACACTTCAACACTCGCGACATCGACTCTGTCCTCAACCTCATGCACCCCGATGTGGACTGGCCCAACGGGATGGAGGGCGGTCGTGTCCACGGCCACCATGCCGTGCGGGACTACTGGACACGCCAGTGGGCCATCCTCGACCCTCACGTCGAACCCGCTGGCTTTGCCTCCGGCCCGGATGGACGCACCATCGTTCAAGTCCATCAGGTAGTTCGCGATCTCACCGGTAAAGTCCTCGTCGATCACATGGTGCAACACATCTATCTTGTGCAAGATGGCCTTATTCGCAGCATGGAGATTCGCGAAACTCCGCTCTCCTGA
- a CDS encoding zf-HC2 domain-containing protein, with translation MTPLTCLKCQSSFSAYLDGDVSGQQMHKIASHLESCAVCEREFTAWRTTQQMLSSVGPAKAPADLALRLRLAISHEQSKRKSSWIDTVSLMWDNTARPMLLQVSAGFAGTIALVGSIALLLGLFAAPEPVMANDEPLGAMTSPHYLYSSVNPHAILTDHDGVIVVEASVNSDGKVYDYRIVSGPESSAVQSQVVDQLLTSVFQPASVFGAPVRGRVVLTFSGISVRG, from the coding sequence ATGACTCCCCTGACATGTCTGAAGTGCCAATCTTCTTTTTCGGCGTATCTCGATGGCGATGTCAGCGGACAGCAGATGCATAAGATCGCATCGCACCTGGAGAGCTGTGCCGTATGCGAGCGCGAATTTACCGCCTGGCGTACCACCCAGCAGATGCTCTCAAGCGTGGGACCGGCCAAGGCGCCCGCTGACCTGGCGCTTCGGCTTCGGCTGGCTATCTCGCACGAGCAATCCAAACGCAAATCGAGTTGGATCGATACCGTGTCCCTCATGTGGGACAACACAGCCCGTCCTATGCTTCTTCAGGTCTCCGCAGGTTTCGCCGGCACCATCGCACTCGTCGGCAGCATCGCCCTCCTTCTCGGACTCTTCGCTGCGCCGGAGCCCGTGATGGCGAACGACGAGCCCCTCGGCGCGATGACCTCTCCCCACTATCTCTACTCCTCGGTCAACCCGCACGCCATCCTCACCGATCACGACGGAGTCATCGTCGTTGAGGCCAGCGTGAACTCAGATGGGAAGGTCTATGACTACCGCATCGTCTCCGGACCTGAGAGTTCTGCGGTCCAGAGCCAGGTGGTCGACCAGCTATTGACCAGCGTCTTCCAGCCGGCCAGCGTCTTCGGTGCTCCGGTGCGCGGGCGCGTCGTGCTGACGTTCTCAGGCATCTCCGTCCGCGGCTAG
- a CDS encoding RNA polymerase sigma factor, with amino-acid sequence MQAGTIVGNLASAIGITTEDVALIADLKAGSEEAFAVLIAQYHQPLYSLIARSLNDPADASDITQEVFIKVFRSIRGFHGEASLRTWLYRIALHEASNQRRWWSRHKKQEITIDSSFESDPDAENSHLSLASTLADQSDSPFDHAVQAEVRERVEAALRQIPEAFRTVVILREIEGFAYEEIAEILNVNLGTVKSRLTRGRSALRAILNADDAIAATDSATSTDPQTSKLEVAR; translated from the coding sequence ATGCAGGCGGGCACGATAGTGGGCAATCTAGCCAGTGCGATAGGCATCACCACAGAAGACGTCGCTCTCATCGCTGACCTCAAGGCCGGCTCCGAGGAGGCGTTCGCTGTGCTCATCGCACAGTACCATCAGCCGCTCTACTCGCTCATCGCACGCAGCCTCAACGACCCGGCAGACGCCTCAGACATCACCCAGGAAGTCTTCATCAAGGTGTTCCGCAGCATTCGCGGCTTCCACGGCGAAGCCAGCCTGCGCACTTGGCTCTACCGCATCGCGCTGCACGAGGCCTCCAATCAAAGACGATGGTGGTCCCGCCACAAAAAGCAGGAGATCACCATCGACTCCTCCTTCGAGTCCGATCCCGATGCGGAAAATAGCCATCTCAGCCTCGCATCCACACTCGCCGATCAGTCCGACTCTCCCTTCGACCACGCCGTCCAGGCCGAAGTTCGCGAGCGCGTCGAAGCCGCCCTTCGCCAGATCCCCGAGGCCTTTCGCACCGTAGTCATCCTGCGCGAGATCGAAGGCTTCGCCTACGAAGAGATCGCCGAGATCCTCAACGTCAACCTCGGCACTGTGAAGTCGCGACTCACCCGTGGCCGCTCCGCCCTTCGCGCAATCCTGAACGCCGATGACGCCATCGCTGCAACCGACTCTGCGACTTCCACAGACCCTCAGACGTCTAAGCTTGAGGTGGCCCGATGA
- a CDS encoding DNA polymerase Y family protein, whose protein sequence is MYAVLHPSNFFAQAAAHQRPELRKSPFVVLDGEPPSEMVFAANNAARSQGVEIGMTRIQAEAFSEVVALRRVIEHEHTAHATLHHIACMFSPRIESVEERPGTYALDIRGMDLLYGNAVELANKLRRSVMTAGFLANIAVAENFHAAISLACGRAGVSVVPSGGEAHAIGQLPVTALELAPEHEATFAVWGIRTCAELAALAETDLIARLGQAGKRLHSLACGTWPHLMFPIDRASKPVERMELDFPVEELERLLFLLSRMTTELLERVRGKALAIAALRVVLRLDGGAEHERTVRPALPLQDTATLLKLLQLDLETHPPTAGVVGLELHAQSAAPYRAQHGLFLPQAPEPGNQCSVRG, encoded by the coding sequence ATGTACGCCGTTCTCCATCCGTCGAACTTCTTCGCACAGGCCGCGGCGCACCAGCGCCCGGAGTTGCGGAAGAGTCCGTTTGTGGTGCTGGATGGAGAGCCGCCAAGCGAGATGGTCTTTGCGGCGAACAATGCAGCACGTTCTCAGGGTGTCGAGATCGGTATGACTCGGATACAGGCCGAAGCATTCTCGGAAGTCGTCGCGCTCCGTCGTGTTATCGAGCACGAGCATACGGCCCATGCCACGCTTCACCACATCGCATGCATGTTCTCGCCCCGTATCGAGTCGGTGGAAGAGCGGCCCGGCACGTATGCGCTCGATATTCGCGGCATGGATCTCCTGTACGGCAATGCTGTGGAGCTTGCGAATAAATTGCGACGGAGTGTGATGACGGCGGGCTTTCTTGCGAACATTGCCGTCGCCGAAAATTTCCACGCCGCCATATCGCTCGCATGTGGCAGGGCTGGCGTCTCCGTTGTGCCGTCCGGCGGCGAGGCGCACGCGATCGGCCAACTCCCGGTCACGGCGCTCGAGCTTGCGCCGGAGCATGAAGCGACCTTTGCGGTCTGGGGTATTCGCACCTGTGCGGAACTGGCCGCGCTGGCAGAGACAGATTTGATTGCGCGGCTCGGACAGGCTGGAAAGAGACTGCATTCTCTGGCGTGCGGTACATGGCCGCACTTGATGTTCCCGATAGACCGAGCTTCGAAGCCGGTGGAGCGAATGGAACTGGACTTTCCAGTAGAGGAGTTGGAACGTCTTCTGTTTCTGCTCTCCCGCATGACGACGGAGTTACTGGAGCGTGTTCGCGGGAAGGCACTGGCCATCGCCGCGCTTCGTGTCGTGCTGCGTCTCGACGGCGGAGCAGAGCATGAGCGCACCGTTCGTCCTGCATTGCCGTTGCAGGATACGGCGACACTGCTCAAACTCCTCCAACTCGATCTGGAGACACATCCCCCGACTGCAGGGGTTGTGGGTTTGGAACTGCACGCGCAGTCAGCCGCCCCGTATCGAGCGCAGCATGGCCTCTTTCTCCCGCAAGCGCCGGAGCCGGGCAACCAGTGCTCCGTTCGGGGCTGA
- a CDS encoding P-loop NTPase family protein has product MPSAATIRVQIESTLAQRVPAALTLKIKQAPEVFASGMPEVDAMIGGGIPRGTITEVSGPSSTGKTSFALCTLASITQLGNACAWVDVSDALSPETAAASGVELRRLLWLRMSAERRTKLADKPWSRLEQALKATDLLLQTGGFAAVVLDMSDALPQHTQRIPLGTWYRFRLAAEHARTALVFLTQSPCASSCATLSLRCDPASVVPFSSQGETPLFERQQYQFARERNRNEGSPFMHRRPAQRVSWSAETLWSRVR; this is encoded by the coding sequence ATGCCCTCCGCTGCCACAATTCGGGTCCAGATCGAATCCACGTTAGCGCAACGTGTGCCTGCCGCGCTCACGCTCAAGATCAAACAAGCGCCGGAGGTCTTTGCGAGCGGCATGCCGGAGGTGGACGCCATGATTGGGGGTGGTATCCCGCGCGGAACCATCACCGAAGTCAGCGGCCCATCCTCCACGGGCAAGACCTCGTTTGCTCTTTGTACCCTCGCCTCGATCACCCAGCTTGGTAATGCCTGCGCCTGGGTCGATGTGAGCGATGCCCTGTCGCCGGAGACAGCAGCGGCTTCCGGTGTGGAATTACGGCGACTGCTCTGGCTTCGCATGTCTGCGGAACGCCGAACGAAGCTGGCAGATAAGCCTTGGTCCCGGCTGGAGCAAGCACTGAAGGCGACCGATCTCCTCTTGCAAACAGGAGGCTTTGCAGCGGTCGTGCTTGATATGAGCGATGCGTTGCCGCAACACACGCAACGCATCCCGTTGGGCACGTGGTATCGCTTCCGGCTGGCGGCAGAACATGCGCGCACCGCGTTAGTTTTCCTCACGCAATCGCCTTGCGCCAGCAGTTGCGCGACATTGTCTCTTCGCTGTGACCCGGCCTCAGTTGTGCCATTCAGTAGCCAGGGCGAGACTCCGTTGTTCGAGAGACAGCAGTACCAGTTCGCACGGGAACGCAACCGCAACGAAGGCTCGCCTTTCATGCATAGGAGACCAGCGCAGCGCGTGAGCTGGTCGGCGGAGACGCTTTGGTCGAGGGTCCGGTAA
- a CDS encoding outer membrane beta-barrel protein: MNRSVFTLSILLSLSGFAAAQATPSAYRRPTSEINLQGGAIFARAVTEDGVRYKPTSAGSVDVGYRFYLTRWLGVEGDFDYFRNSQKYTTSTLVLSQKTNVAAVSGGAVFNLPNPLTKKFESFFMVGGGALIFHPENTDTSFETKQAIVFGGGIDVPLGRHLAIRGQAKTFLYKAPDFDVPALKIDKFTQAMVPSAGIVWKF; the protein is encoded by the coding sequence ATGAACCGATCGGTATTCACTCTGTCCATTCTGCTTTCTTTGAGCGGGTTTGCGGCTGCCCAGGCCACGCCTTCGGCGTACCGCCGCCCAACATCAGAAATCAACCTCCAGGGCGGTGCAATCTTTGCCCGGGCCGTAACCGAAGACGGCGTGCGTTATAAACCGACGTCTGCGGGCAGCGTCGACGTTGGCTATCGTTTTTATCTGACGCGGTGGCTCGGGGTTGAGGGCGATTTCGACTATTTCCGCAATAGTCAGAAGTACACGACCTCGACCCTCGTTCTTTCGCAGAAGACGAACGTCGCGGCGGTCAGCGGGGGTGCCGTCTTCAATCTGCCAAATCCACTGACGAAGAAGTTCGAATCGTTCTTCATGGTCGGGGGCGGTGCCCTCATCTTTCATCCCGAGAACACAGATACGAGCTTCGAGACGAAGCAGGCTATCGTCTTCGGGGGCGGAATCGATGTCCCTTTAGGGAGACATCTCGCGATCCGCGGCCAAGCGAAGACATTCTTGTACAAGGCTCCGGACTTCGATGTGCCCGCATTGAAAATCGATAAGTTCACACAAGCAATGGTTCCCTCAGCGGGAATCGTTTGGAAGTTCTAG
- a CDS encoding TetR/AcrR family transcriptional regulator: MNHFRDQRDAQLSMETVAHPLLSTKIEGTTMPSKPNKHELKTQETRSLLLSAAEEVFARDGYEKAELGEIARLAGRTKGAIYAQFKSKEDMFLALYEENSLRRRAIMADFLSKSDSIAGNMAAFRKFFIEFATNDRWSFLMLDFRLYAVRNPKSRERLHKLYQSILPPNEETAYSSLLGPAAKGKRAISRTEAVHTAFAMLTALQLETQFDPDVVTSDVLKKVAGKLFDTMFGTNPPTQ, translated from the coding sequence ATGAATCACTTCAGAGACCAGAGAGACGCACAGCTCAGCATGGAGACGGTAGCCCATCCCCTTCTATCCACTAAGATAGAAGGGACGACGATGCCATCCAAGCCGAACAAGCATGAGCTGAAAACCCAGGAGACTCGCTCGCTGTTGTTGAGCGCTGCGGAGGAGGTCTTTGCCCGGGACGGGTACGAAAAGGCGGAGCTGGGAGAGATCGCCAGGCTTGCGGGGCGCACCAAGGGTGCCATCTACGCACAGTTCAAGAGTAAAGAAGACATGTTTCTTGCGTTGTACGAAGAGAACTCCCTTCGACGTCGCGCCATCATGGCGGATTTTCTGTCCAAGTCCGATTCGATTGCGGGCAATATGGCCGCCTTCCGCAAGTTCTTCATTGAATTCGCCACGAATGACCGCTGGAGCTTTCTCATGCTGGATTTTCGGCTCTATGCGGTGAGAAATCCGAAGTCCCGAGAACGCCTCCATAAGCTTTATCAGAGCATCCTTCCTCCCAACGAGGAGACGGCCTACAGCTCTCTTCTGGGACCAGCCGCGAAGGGAAAGCGGGCTATCAGCAGGACTGAGGCGGTGCATACGGCGTTCGCGATGCTGACGGCCCTGCAGCTTGAGACGCAGTTTGATCCGGATGTGGTGACATCGGACGTTCTCAAGAAGGTCGCTGGTAAGCTCTTCGACACGATGTTCGGCACGAATCCGCCAACTCAGTAA
- a CDS encoding FAD-dependent oxidoreductase: MITPGLLAKLELFSSLNREDLARLASKAADIRLAPGAWLAREGERLEFLVILKGRLAVRKQINGKELHIADMTTGDFFGEVNALLDLPAASSLCAMTHCRVAAFDRQQLMELMASSTQCGDFIRKVLQTRLADGPRHAIEISSARVHVSGSRNDPSLTQILKFLKSNRIAYEWVDAPDTGEASVACALPSLTIDGVAIAKPLSERVVAEAFGISTTPQHRSYDLLIVGGGPAGLAAAVYGASEGLRVLLVEQNAMGGQAGSSSRIENYLGFPSGISGEDLAERAVRQAQQFGAELVLTRRVLRLQPDASGGHRVILDGGTSLIAASVLITAGVRWRTLEAEGITALVGRGVSYGVAGIEPVNLAGKRVFLVGGGNSAGQAAVALANYAASVTLLVRGATLEATMSQYLIEQLRAKANVRIETDSKLESVAGHGVLRTICTSHCGTISPRRKADAVYILIGADASTEWLPSNLNRDDDGFIQTGRDVTPRSGSDLSRLPFPLETSLPGVFCAGDVRHGSIKRVASAVGEGSVVIASIHQYLALQQEASRI; the protein is encoded by the coding sequence ATGATCACTCCAGGACTTCTGGCAAAACTCGAACTCTTTTCGTCTCTGAATCGAGAAGACCTCGCCCGACTCGCGTCGAAGGCCGCGGACATTCGCTTGGCGCCCGGTGCCTGGCTCGCCCGTGAGGGAGAACGACTTGAGTTCCTGGTGATCCTAAAGGGGCGCCTCGCCGTCCGAAAGCAGATCAACGGCAAAGAGCTACACATTGCTGACATGACTACCGGCGACTTCTTCGGTGAGGTCAACGCTCTCCTTGATCTTCCCGCCGCCTCTTCTTTGTGTGCCATGACACACTGCCGCGTTGCGGCCTTTGACCGCCAACAACTGATGGAGTTGATGGCAAGCTCAACCCAATGCGGCGACTTCATTCGCAAGGTCTTACAGACGCGTCTGGCAGATGGCCCTCGACACGCGATCGAAATCTCAAGCGCCCGAGTGCATGTGTCGGGCTCGCGCAACGACCCGTCCCTCACGCAAATACTGAAGTTTCTCAAATCAAACCGTATCGCCTATGAGTGGGTCGATGCTCCTGACACCGGCGAGGCCTCCGTCGCCTGTGCACTGCCATCGCTGACGATCGATGGCGTCGCGATTGCGAAGCCGCTCTCGGAAAGAGTGGTGGCGGAGGCTTTCGGAATCTCAACGACACCGCAGCATCGCAGCTACGATCTCCTGATCGTGGGAGGCGGACCTGCGGGCCTGGCAGCTGCGGTCTATGGAGCTTCGGAAGGTCTGAGGGTCTTGCTTGTGGAGCAGAACGCGATGGGCGGTCAAGCAGGCTCCTCCTCGCGGATCGAGAATTATCTCGGCTTCCCCAGTGGCATCTCCGGAGAAGATCTCGCCGAAAGGGCAGTTCGACAGGCACAGCAATTCGGGGCCGAGCTCGTATTGACCCGTCGGGTCCTTCGTCTCCAACCCGACGCTTCTGGCGGCCATCGTGTCATCTTAGATGGCGGGACCAGTCTCATCGCAGCGAGCGTGCTCATCACGGCCGGTGTGCGCTGGCGGACGCTCGAAGCCGAAGGAATTACTGCACTCGTGGGTCGCGGTGTCTCGTATGGCGTGGCTGGGATCGAACCTGTGAACCTTGCCGGCAAGCGCGTGTTTCTTGTCGGCGGCGGCAACTCGGCAGGTCAAGCGGCAGTGGCCCTGGCCAACTATGCCGCTTCGGTGACGCTGTTGGTGCGCGGCGCGACGCTCGAAGCGACGATGTCGCAATATCTCATCGAGCAATTGCGAGCGAAGGCGAATGTGCGGATCGAGACGGACTCGAAGCTGGAATCCGTCGCGGGGCACGGTGTGCTCAGAACGATCTGCACGTCACACTGTGGCACGATCTCGCCGCGCCGGAAGGCGGACGCGGTGTACATTCTCATCGGCGCGGACGCGTCGACCGAGTGGTTGCCTTCCAACCTAAATCGGGACGATGACGGATTTATCCAGACGGGCCGGGATGTAACGCCGCGATCTGGAAGCGATCTTAGCCGCCTGCCGTTCCCGCTTGAAACCAGTCTTCCCGGCGTGTTTTGCGCAGGGGATGTACGCCACGGCTCGATCAAACGAGTGGCCAGTGCCGTAGGCGAAGGCAGCGTGGTGATTGCTTCGATCCACCAGTACCTCGCGCTGCAGCAAGAAGCATCTCGAATATAA
- a CDS encoding transposase: protein MALVRQDDLLRKRFELLVSIPGIAQVSAMQLLAELATLPPDLTVREWVAHSGLDPAHEISGSSVRKASRISRAGNRHLRRALYMPALVASRCDPHAKAFFESLLARKKARLQALIAVARKLLHSIYGIFRSGLKYEGTKLFPRITLS, encoded by the coding sequence ATGGCACTCGTCCGACAGGACGATTTGCTCCGCAAGCGATTTGAGCTGTTGGTAAGCATTCCGGGCATTGCACAGGTGAGCGCGATGCAATTGCTCGCGGAACTGGCCACCCTGCCGCCAGACCTTACGGTGCGAGAATGGGTCGCACATAGCGGCCTTGATCCTGCGCATGAAATATCAGGAAGCTCAGTCAGGAAGGCGTCTCGCATCAGCCGTGCGGGGAATCGTCACCTGAGAAGAGCGCTTTATATGCCGGCGCTGGTCGCATCCCGTTGCGATCCCCACGCAAAAGCCTTTTTCGAAAGCCTGCTGGCGCGAAAGAAAGCTCGTCTACAGGCGCTCATTGCTGTTGCGAGGAAGTTGCTGCACTCCATATATGGCATATTTCGGAGCGGCCTGAAGTACGAGGGAACAAAGCTATTTCCAAGGATCACCTTGTCCTGA
- a CDS encoding sugar phosphate isomerase/epimerase family protein gives MHVGVFTPLLSQLSLSAVLDKLKTIGIDTVELGTGNYPGDAHCKLSMLEDSSALAEFQKILADHGATVSALSCHGNALHSDQARAKRDREVSRKTSLLAEKLGIPAVV, from the coding sequence ATGCATGTCGGAGTTTTTACCCCGTTGCTATCGCAGCTTTCGCTTTCAGCTGTTCTCGATAAATTGAAAACAATCGGCATCGACACGGTCGAACTCGGTACGGGCAACTATCCCGGAGACGCGCACTGCAAGCTCTCGATGCTCGAAGACAGCTCGGCTCTCGCCGAGTTTCAGAAGATCTTGGCCGATCATGGCGCGACCGTAAGCGCGCTGAGTTGTCACGGCAATGCGCTACATTCGGACCAGGCTCGCGCCAAACGCGATCGGGAAGTGAGCCGGAAAACCAGCCTGCTTGCGGAAAAGCTCGGCATCCCAGCGGTGGTATAG